One part of the Oncorhynchus kisutch isolate 150728-3 linkage group LG22, Okis_V2, whole genome shotgun sequence genome encodes these proteins:
- the LOC109867446 gene encoding COUP transcription factor 2 isoform X2 translates to MAMVVWRGSQDDVAETQGTLSSQSQGGLSLPTPQLNLSGSQVAPPTPQTPVQGPPNNTVQSTPTNQTTQSEKQQPQHIECVVCGDKSSGKHYGQFTCEGCKSFFKRSVRRNLSYTCRANRNCPIDQHHRNQCQYCRLKKCLKVGMRREAVQRGRMPPTQPHHGQFALTNGDPLHCHSYLSGYISLLLRAEPYPTSRYGSQCMQPNNIMGIENICELAARMLFSAVEWARNIPFFPDLQITDQVALLRLTWSELFVLNAAQCSMPLHVAPLLAAAGLHASPMSADRVVAFMDHIRIFQEQVEKLKALHVDSAEYSCLKAIVLFTSDACGLSDVAHVESLQEKSQCALEEYVRSQYPNQPTRFGKLLLRLPSLRTVSSSVIEQLFFVRLVGKTPIETLIRDMLLSGSSFNWPYMSIQ, encoded by the exons ATGGCAATGGTAGTGTGGAGAGGCTCCCAGGACGATGTGGCTGAGACCCAAGGTACCCTTTCTTCGCAATCTCAAGGAGGACTATCCCTTCCGACCCCTCAGTTGAATCTGTCAGGCTCTCAGGTCGCCCCTCCGACCCCTCAGACACCAGTCCAAGGACCCCCGAACAACACTGTACAGTCTACGCCGACAAACCAGACGACGCAGTCGGAGAAACAGCAGCCACAGCACATAGAATGCGTGGTTTGCGGGGATAAATCTAGTGGTAAACACTATGGCCAGTTTACTTGCGAGGGGTGCAAAAGCTTCTTCAAACGGAGCGTACGAAGGAACCTCAGTTACACATGCCGTGCCAACAGGAATTGTCCCATTGACCAGCACCATCGCAATCAGTGTCAGTACTGCCGCCTCAAAAAATGCCTGAAAGTTGGCATGAGACGGGAAG CGGTGCAACGGGGACGGATGCCACCCACACAGCCACACCATGGCCAGTTCGCCTTGACAAATGGGGACCCACTCCACTGCCATTCCTACTTATCCGGATATATCTCTCTACTGCTGAGAGCGGAGCCCTACCCAACGTCCCGGTATGGCAGTCAATGCATGCAACCCAACAACATCATGGGCATCGAGAACATATGTGAACTGGCGGCCAGGATGCTGTTCAGCGCCGTGGAGTGGGCCAGGAATATCCCCTTCTTTCCAGACCTTCAGATTACTGACCAGGTGGCTCTTCTGCGGTTGACCTGGAGTGAGTTATTTGTGCTCAACGCCGCACAGTGCTCCATGCCTCTCCATGTGGCTCCACTTCTGGCCGCGGCTGGCCTACATGCCTCCCCCATGTCTGCGGACAGAGTGGTCGCATTTATGGACCACATTAGGATCTTCCAAGAACAAGTGGAAAAGCTGAAAGCTTTGCACGTTGACTCTGCTGAATACAGCTGCTTAAAGGCAATTGTGCTCTTCACATCAG ATGCTTGTGGCCTCTCAGATGTGGCCCATGTGGAAAGTTTGCAAGAGAAGTCACAGTGCGCCCTGGAGGAATATGTTCGGAGCCAGTATCCCAACCAGCCTACACGATTTGGGAAGTTGTTACTTCGCTTGCCTTCGCTGCGCACAGTCTCTTCATCGGTCATAGAGCAATTGTTTTTCGTCCGATTGGTAGGTAAAACCCCAATTGAAACCCTCATCAGGGATATGTTGCTTTCGGGGAGCAGTTTTAACTGGCCCTACATGTCAATTCAGTAA
- the LOC109867446 gene encoding COUP transcription factor 2 isoform X1, producing MAMVVWRGSQDDVAETQGTLSSQSQGGLSLPTPQLNLSGSQVAPPTPQTPVQGPPNNTVQSTPTNQTTQSEKQQPQHIECVVCGDKSSGKHYGQFTCEGCKSFFKRSVRRNLSYTCRANRNCPIDQHHRNQCQYCRLKKCLKVGMRREVSLFTAAVQRGRMPPTQPHHGQFALTNGDPLHCHSYLSGYISLLLRAEPYPTSRYGSQCMQPNNIMGIENICELAARMLFSAVEWARNIPFFPDLQITDQVALLRLTWSELFVLNAAQCSMPLHVAPLLAAAGLHASPMSADRVVAFMDHIRIFQEQVEKLKALHVDSAEYSCLKAIVLFTSDACGLSDVAHVESLQEKSQCALEEYVRSQYPNQPTRFGKLLLRLPSLRTVSSSVIEQLFFVRLVGKTPIETLIRDMLLSGSSFNWPYMSIQ from the exons ATGGCAATGGTAGTGTGGAGAGGCTCCCAGGACGATGTGGCTGAGACCCAAGGTACCCTTTCTTCGCAATCTCAAGGAGGACTATCCCTTCCGACCCCTCAGTTGAATCTGTCAGGCTCTCAGGTCGCCCCTCCGACCCCTCAGACACCAGTCCAAGGACCCCCGAACAACACTGTACAGTCTACGCCGACAAACCAGACGACGCAGTCGGAGAAACAGCAGCCACAGCACATAGAATGCGTGGTTTGCGGGGATAAATCTAGTGGTAAACACTATGGCCAGTTTACTTGCGAGGGGTGCAAAAGCTTCTTCAAACGGAGCGTACGAAGGAACCTCAGTTACACATGCCGTGCCAACAGGAATTGTCCCATTGACCAGCACCATCGCAATCAGTGTCAGTACTGCCGCCTCAAAAAATGCCTGAAAGTTGGCATGAGACGGGAAG TTTCTCTTTTTACTGCAGCGGTGCAACGGGGACGGATGCCACCCACACAGCCACACCATGGCCAGTTCGCCTTGACAAATGGGGACCCACTCCACTGCCATTCCTACTTATCCGGATATATCTCTCTACTGCTGAGAGCGGAGCCCTACCCAACGTCCCGGTATGGCAGTCAATGCATGCAACCCAACAACATCATGGGCATCGAGAACATATGTGAACTGGCGGCCAGGATGCTGTTCAGCGCCGTGGAGTGGGCCAGGAATATCCCCTTCTTTCCAGACCTTCAGATTACTGACCAGGTGGCTCTTCTGCGGTTGACCTGGAGTGAGTTATTTGTGCTCAACGCCGCACAGTGCTCCATGCCTCTCCATGTGGCTCCACTTCTGGCCGCGGCTGGCCTACATGCCTCCCCCATGTCTGCGGACAGAGTGGTCGCATTTATGGACCACATTAGGATCTTCCAAGAACAAGTGGAAAAGCTGAAAGCTTTGCACGTTGACTCTGCTGAATACAGCTGCTTAAAGGCAATTGTGCTCTTCACATCAG ATGCTTGTGGCCTCTCAGATGTGGCCCATGTGGAAAGTTTGCAAGAGAAGTCACAGTGCGCCCTGGAGGAATATGTTCGGAGCCAGTATCCCAACCAGCCTACACGATTTGGGAAGTTGTTACTTCGCTTGCCTTCGCTGCGCACAGTCTCTTCATCGGTCATAGAGCAATTGTTTTTCGTCCGATTGGTAGGTAAAACCCCAATTGAAACCCTCATCAGGGATATGTTGCTTTCGGGGAGCAGTTTTAACTGGCCCTACATGTCAATTCAGTAA